The Podospora pseudocomata strain CBS 415.72m chromosome 1 map unlocalized CBS415.72m_1, whole genome shotgun sequence genome has a segment encoding these proteins:
- a CDS encoding uncharacterized protein (EggNog:ENOG503PCAJ; COG:S) — MARFSVFALLAVPWLLLAGLVSGDAVSDLEKKGRPAIDAMLAKSKTCTKANLKVRREWGDISAAEKKSYIAALLCLMEKPSKLNPTQFPGAKTRYEDFVVVHMQQTMSIHNTGSFLSWHRYYLWAFEQALVKECNYNGSHPYWDWGRWAQDPEKSPIFDGSDTSLSGNGKKIDHRSSGIAPAGNGGGCVETGPFKNMTVRLGPVSPAVDPAPPRNPRSDGYGLNTRCLRRDISNYLTSRYARTQDIAALITNSRDVLTFQNVMQGAGGGFGGAGAGIGVHAAGHFTIAGDPGGDFYTSPNDPAFWVHHGMIDRTWAIWQSQDTNTRIQTIAGGTSMMSFGGGGRQQSLDDNVDLGIVGDKVYKIRDLNSIVDGPFCYVYE, encoded by the exons ATGGCGCGTTTCTCTGTCTTTGCACTCCTGGCAGTGCCAtggctcctcctcgccggcctcgtcTCGGGTGACGCAGTCTCAGAccttgagaagaagggacGTCCGGCTATCGATGCCATGTTGGCCAAGTCAAAGACATGTACCAAGGCCAACTTGAAGGTTCGCCGAGAGTG GGGTGACATCTCTGCCGCAGAGAAGAAGTCTTACATCGCCGCCTTGTTGTGTCTGATGGAGAAGCCATCCAAGCTCAACCCTACACAGTTCCCTGGAGCCAAGACCAGATATGAAGACTTTGTCGTCGTTCACATGCAGCAGACCATGTCCATCCACAACACCGGCAGCTTCCTTTCATGGCACAGATACTACCTGTGGGCCTTTGAGCAAGCCCTTGTCAAGGAGTGCAACTACAATGGGAGCCACCCG TATTGGGACTGGGGCCGTTGGGCTCAGGACCCCGAGAAGTCTCCTATCTTTGATGGTAGCGACACTTCTCTCAGTGGAAACGGCAAGAAGATTGATCATAGATCTTCCGGTATTGCTCCCGCCGGCAACGGTGGCGGCTGCGTCGAGACTGGACCGTTCAAGAA CATGACTGTCCGCCTTGGCCCCGTCTCTCCTGCCGTCGaccctgcccctcctcgCAACCCCCGCTCCGATGGCTACGGTCTGAACACCCGTTGCCTTCGCCGTGACATCTCCAACTACCTCACCTCCCGCTACGCCCGCACCCAGGACATTGccgccctcatcaccaacagccGTGACGTTCTTACCTTCCAGAACGTGATGCaaggcgctggtggtggcttcggcggtgctggtgctggtatTGGTGTCCATGCTGCTGGCCATTTCACCATCGCTGGTGACCCTGGTGGTGATTTCTACACCAGCCCTAATGATCCCGCCTTCTGGGTTCATCATGGCATGATTGATCGCACTTGGGCCATTTGGCAGAGTCAGGACACCAACACCCGCATCCAAACCATTGCTGGCGGGACGTCGATGATgagctttggtggtggtggcaggcagCAGAGCTTGGATGATAATGTTGATTTGGGGATTGTGGGCGACAAGGTTTACAAGATCAGGGACCTGAACAGTATTGTCGATGGGCCTTTCTGCTATGTTTATGAGTGA
- a CDS encoding uncharacterized protein (EggNog:ENOG503PYI1), whose amino-acid sequence MGPPIPISQAARKVYNGIEYFYGFPNSEQVFVLNLNTKLRMFTKTNAWGTVSRSEFKEYISLYPRLYQVANTSRDRIQQWLNVGYNRANFESWGPDFHAFLRTEAEDQSTNTWVRKPGIPPQAKWLNEEHKERGAAFDIRMGRQVQEEEGDDSVMGPEDEEEVTYQPDDDQNGGEEDVEQARSHVNSSQNGTHATQQPRKRRREEQSTSTLVGTPFPEPMAHHYQLANSSQQQFALRELWNAATGFRTLHSEVLRVAQKLEPGDFLRPLLSHIANSTTLEVGAAEKAARILSELMDHVAKSQAEEGRSGDDEDRIKRARSRAAYEMLPTATPANRLPHRRSQQQQAKHPSLIRKDSQAPEADDNDRSLTVPRERSPSLGYELPDHLAETYQPLFEPSSPIYFGPLNSLAGEASSRPNTAKGAQSNHPHNRGTPAPVPGASSYHRDASIEEFRPAITTGNTGTLNDPQGNPSQAQTAAPHSHHMPVNSIEVPGYLPYHANNKYRPPSQPPSTVSYASGTGASSLHRHPAVVEPAAPPPAFSPPNFGPANRRSTRQASRELWTAQRPNRELPPPATTISTRQTRQSSQQSTLSSSSASHAPLRATAGHPRQATRGNQKGKIRRRVEVEDEDEDEKGLGDGVE is encoded by the exons ATGGGCCCACCGATTCCAATATCTCAAGCAGCCAGAAAAGTCTACAATGGCATTGAATATTTCTATGGATTTCCAAACTCGGAGCAAGTTTTtgtcctcaacctcaacaccaagttGAGAATGTTTACAAAAACGAATGCCTGGGGCACTGTGTCAAGGTCCGAATTCAAAGAATACATAAGTCTTTACCCAAGACTCTACCAGGTTGCCAACACGTCGAGAGATCGAATCCAACAGTGGCTTAATGTTGGCTACAACCGAGCGAACTTTGAGTCCTGGGGTCCAGACTTTCACGCCTTCCTCCGTACTGAGGCTGAGGATCAAAGTACGAATACCTGGGTGAGAAAACCGGGGATCCCACCCCAAGCCAAGTGGCTGAACGAGGAGCACAAAGAGCGAGGGGCAGCGTTCGACATACGAATGGGGAGACAAGttcaggaagaggagggagatgattcTGTGATGGGgccagaggacgaggaggaggtcacgTACCAGCCGGATGATGACCAAAacggcggcgaagaagatgtGGAACAG GCCCGTAGTCATGTGAATAGCTCGCAAAACGGTACCCACGCCACCCAGCAacccagaaaaagaaggcgcGAAGAGCagtcaacctcgaccctgGTAGGTACGCCGTTTCCAGAACCAATGGCGCACCATTATCAGCTGGCCAATTCGTCGCAGCAGCAATTTGCACTGAGAGAACTATGGAATGCTGCGACCGGGTTCAGGACCCTTCATTCAGAGGTTCTGCGAGTGGCTCAAAAGCTGGAGCCTGGTGATTTCCTCCGCCCCTTGCTGTCGCACATTGCCAATTCCACGACCTTGGAGGTGGGTGCTGCAGAGAAAGCCGCGAGAATTTTGTCGGAGCTTATGGATCATGTGGCCAAATCtcaggccgaggagggaagaagcggtgatgacgaggaccgAATCAAGCGTGCGCGATCGAGAGCTGCCTATGAGATGCTCCCCACCGCAACGCCGGCAAACAGACTCCCTCACCGCCggagccagcagcagcaggcgaaACATCCAAGCCTCATCCGCAAAGACAGCCAAGCCCCCGAGGCTGACGATAATGACCGCAGTCTAACTGTCCCGCGTGAGAGGTCACCGTCCCTTGGCTACGAACTGCCAGATCACCTGGCGGAAACATACCAGCCCCTCTTTGAACCGAGTAGCCCGATTTACTTTGGCCCCTTGAACAGCCTTGCTGGAGAAGCCAGTTCTCGTCCTAACACCGCCAAAGGTGCTCAAAGTAACCACCCCCACAACCGTGGGACTCCGGCTCCCGTCCCCGGCGCAAGTTCATACCACCGCGATGCATCCATAGAGGAGTTCAGACCGGCCATTACAACAGGAAACACGGGCACCTTGAACGACCCTCAAGGTAACCCTTCCCAGGCGCAAACAGCAGCCCCTCACTCCCATCACATGCCGGTCAACTCCATCGAAGTGCCTGGATACCTTCCCTACCACGCCAACAACAAGTATCGGCCCCCTTCCCAGCCCCCTTCAACAGTTTCTTACGCTTCCGGAACTGGAGCATCATCGTTGCACAGGCACCCAGCAGTAGTCGAACCAGccgcaccccctcccgcgTTCTCCCCCCCGAACTTCGGTCCCGCTAATCGCAGGAGCACAAGACAAGCAAGCAGAGAACTCTGGACAGCTCAGCGGCCAAACCGGGaactcccacccccagccaccaccatctcaacccGCCAAACGAGACAGTCCAGCCAGCAGTCCACGttgtcatcctcctccgcttcccACGCCCCCCTCCGCGCTACAGCAGGGCACCCAAGACAAGCAACCCGTGGCAATCAAAAGGGAAAAATAAGGCGCAGAGTAGAGGTagaagacgaggacgaggacgagaagggGCTGGGGGACGGTGTTGAGTAA
- a CDS encoding uncharacterized protein (EggNog:ENOG503PQDQ), translating to MYNREKIGVAIAMSMGIFAGITCIVKLTTVKVLEEGDFSYNSLPLVLWGFIEPACTIMAASIPMLRHLFKNFRHSSDLDDSARVGTNLHHSSPDRQPSPVAEQRRRHMDLSDDNRNDRSILALPAQQGPPERSTRTLGGSCEKSDSDQGTTISSITSNKKQDRAMYEMLAKARHKDRV from the exons ATGTACAACAGAGAGAAGATTGGGGTCGCCATTGCCATGTCGATGGGTATCTTTGCCGGCATCACTTGCATTGTCAA ATTAACAACCGTAAAGGTTCTGGAGGAAGGCGATTTTAGCT ACAACTCCCTTCCACTCGTCCTCTGGGGCTTCATCGAGCCTGCCTGCACCATCATGGCAGCCTCGATCCCAATGCTGAGGCATTTGTTCAAAAACTTCCGCCACTCCAGCGATCTTGATGACAGCGCGAGGGTGGGTACCAACCTCCATCACTCTTCTCCTGACCGGCAGCCGTCGCCAGTGGCTGAACAGAGAAGACGTCACATGGACCTTTCGGATGATAACCGTAACGATAGGAGCATTCTCGCTCTCCCAGCCCAACAGGGGCCGCCGGAGAGGAGCACGCGTACGCTCGGAGGGAGCTGCGAGAAGAGCGATTCCGACCAAGGCACCACCATATCGTCGATCACGAGCAACAAAAAGCAGGATAGGGCCATGTATGAGATGCTGGCCAAGGCTAGGCATAAAGATAGGGTATGA
- the SKY1 gene encoding serine/threonine protein kinase, CMGC (COG:T; EggNog:ENOG503NV4H): MNGSSQQPKDATAQRPSSAATAANVAAANGSSALNKKRKKDGLKPIITTEGPGAAHLASAMSGSPTSVSSPEDPAENTADEEDSEDYCKGGYHPVTVGESFKDGKYIVVRKLGWGHFSTVWLSRDTTTGKHVALKVVRSAAHYTETAIDEIKLLNKIVQANPNHPGRKHVVSLLDSFEHKGPNGTHVCMVFEVLGENLLGLIKKWNHRGIPMPLVKQITKQVLLGLDYLHRECGIIHTDLKPENVLIEIGDVEKIVQKVVSSDAGEKENNRNGRRRRRTLITGSQPLPSPLNASFDRGSIFPSPGAPSLGQMLHDADSKSKEPSPKRDKETGEDRQGQREKTADILTKEVSGISLDKTTPLSTAGEKRKADDMQYDIISVKIADLGNACWVNHHFTNDIQTRQYRSPEVILGAKWGASTDVWSMAAMVFELITGDYLFDPQSGTKYGKDDDHIAQIIELLGQFPKSLCLSGKWSQEIFNRRGELRNIHRLRHWALPDVLKEKYHFKEEDAKKIADFLTPLLELTPEKRANAGGMASHPWLEDTPGMKGIKIEGVEVGSRGEGIEGWATEVRKR; encoded by the exons ATGAACGGATCATCACAACAACCGAAGGACGCTACGGCGCAAAGGCCATCATCAGCTGCGACTGCTGCGAATGTTGCGGCCGCTAACGGCAGCTCTGCgctcaacaagaagaggaagaaggacggactgaagcccatcatcaccactgaAGGACCCGG GGCTGCTCATTTAGCTTCAGCAATGTCGGGTTCGCCCACGTCAGTCTCTTCCCCGGAGGACCCCGCCGAGAACACGGCGGATGAAGAAGACTCCGAAGATTACTGCAAAGGAGGCTACCATCCCGTCACGGTTGGGGAGTCGTTCAAGGATGGGAAATACATTGTGGTGCGCAAGCTAGGATGGGGTCACTTCTCGACCGTATGGCTATCAAGAGACACCACTACCGGCAAACACGTCGCTCTCAAAGTCGTCAGATCTGCCGCCCACTACACCGAGACAGCCATCGACGAGATCAAGCTTCTCAACAAGATCGTCCAAGCgaacccaaaccacccagGTCGCAAACATGTCGTTAGTCTGCTGGACTCGTTCGAGCACAAGGGGCCAAACGGTACCCATGTGTGCATGGTGTTCGAGGTGCTGGGCGAAAACTTGCTTGGTTTGATCAAGAAGTGGAATCACCGGGGCATCCCAATGCCACTCGTCAAGCAGATCACTAAACAAGTTCTCTTGGGACTCGACTACCTGCACCGGGAATGCGGCATCATCCATACCGACTTGAAGCCCGAAAATGTCTTGATTGAGATTGGGGACGTGGAGAAGATTGTTCAAAAGGTGGTCAGCTCCGACGCCGGCGAGAAGGAGAACAACAGGAATGGACGTCGGAGGCGTAGGACGCTTATTACTGGCAGCCAGCCTTTACCCTCGCCACTGAACGCTAGTTTCGATCGCGGTTCGATTTTCCCCTCGCCTGGGGCGCCAAGCCTTGGCCAAATGCTTCATGATG CCGACTCAAAATCAAAGGAGCCATCTCCTAAACGGGACAAGGAAACCGGAGAGGACAGGCAGGGCCAACGAGAGAAAACCGCTGATATCTTGACTAAGGAAGTCTCGGGTATCTCGTTGGACAAAACCACGCCTCTATCAACGGCAGGTGAAAAGCGCAAGGCCGATGATATGCAGTATGACATTATTAGTGTCAAAATTGCGGATCTAGGCAATGCGTGCTGGGTCAATCACCACTTCACCAATGACATCCAGACTCGCCAATATCGATCCCCAGAAGTCATTCTGGGCGCCAAGTGGGGGGCTAGCACAGATGTCTGGAGTATGGCGGCCATG GTCTTTGAGCTTATTACGGGCGATTATCTATTTGATCCCCAGTCGGGAACCAAATATGGAAAGGACGATGACCATATCGCTCAGATTATTGAACTTTTAGGCCAGTTCCCCAAGTCGCTGTGCCTCTCGGGCAAGTGGTCACAGGAGATCTTCAATAGGCGCGGTGAGCTCCGCAACATCCACAGGCTACGCCACTGGGCTCTTCCAGACGTACTCAAGGAGAAGTACCACTTTAAGGAAGAGGACGCGAAGAAGATTGCCGACTTTTTAACCCCGCTGCTGGAACTCACGCCGGAAAAGAGAGCAAATGCTGGCGGGATGGCGAGCCACCCCTGGTTGGAGGACACACCGGGGATGAAGGGGATCAAGATTgagggggtcgaggttggcAGCAGAGGAGAGGGAATAGAGGGTTGGGCGACGGAAGTAAGAAAGCGGTAG
- the IWS1 gene encoding Transcription factor iws1 (COG:K; BUSCO:EOG0926390Q; EggNog:ENOG503P0IY), translated as MSDAGSPPQERRDDASVDSHDGAGDAGNESDDILSEIDEGEFEHYEPDMEKRQTSNIIIDENITKGLKASRRKITDSETNKKPKEGRRPKKRTRGEDDDDLDANDIIEDGDRRPRKARAGESGRRSGKKEAPRQEEIPEENLTPEERRRRALERAMDAALKPTTKRRRKKDDIDLEDEIDEQIANLKVAMENACVADNKAREDGIAATHKLQLLPQVTALLNRTAVQDSILDPETNFLQAVKYFLEPLNDGSLPAYNIQRDIFNALTKLPVNKEVLLSSGIGKVVYFYTKSKRPEIGIKRIAERLVGEWSRPILKRTDDYKKRQIETRDFDIAAAKMAQRQETAMGSSQITLTQRPAGNKSRFELERERLLAPETKTNRAQPAGLPTSYTIAPRSTYDGSARSSEHRPIGAGGIEAFRKMTQKNKGRKA; from the exons ATGTCTGACGCTGGCTCTCCGCCCCAGGAGCGCAGGGATGACGCCTCCGTGGACTCGCAcgatggtgccggtgatGCGGGCAACGAGTCCGATGACATTCTTTCCGAAATCGACGAAGGCGAGTTCGAGCACTATGAACCCGACATGGAGAAAAGACAGACGTCCAACATTATCATCGACGAGAATATTACCAAGGGACTTAAAGCCAGCAGAAGGAAGATCACCGACAGCGAGACCAACAAGAAACCTAAAGAAGGCCGCAGGCCAAAAAAGCGGacaagaggagaggatgatgacgacctGGATGCGAATGACATTATCGAGGATGGTGACCGTCGACCGCGCAAGGCGCGCGCAGGTGAATCGGGCCGCCGATCAGGCAAGAAGGAGGCTCCCAGGCAAGAAGAGATTCCAGAGGAGAATCTCACACCAGAGGAGAGGCGGCGTCGGGCACTCGAGCGTGCCATGGATGCCGCTCTCAAACCCACTACCAAACGGAGACGCAAGAAGGATGATATC GATCTCGAGGACGAAATCGATGAACAAATTGCCAATCTCAAAGTCGCCATGGAAAACGCCTGTGTGGCTGACAACAAAGCCCGTGAGGATGGCATTGCGGCCACCCACAAGCTTCAACTTCTCCCTCAAGTCACAGCGCTTCTCAACCGGACAGCCGTTCAAGATTCTATTCTCGACCCTGAAACCAATTTCCTCCAGGCTGTCAAATACTTCTTGGAGCCCCTGAACGACGGCAGTCTCCCCGCTTACAATATTCAGCGCGACATCTTCAACGCTCTCACCAAGCTTCCAGTCAACAAAGAGGTGCTTCTCAGCAGCGGCATTGGCAAGGTAGTTTACTTTTACACCAAAAGCAAGCGACCCGAGATTGGCATCAAGCGCATTGCAGAGCGTCTTGTGGGTGAATGGAGTCGTCCGATCCTGAAGAGGACTGATGATTACAAGAAACGCCAGATCGAGACTCGCGACTTTGACATTGC TGCGGCCAAAATGGCTCAGCGTCAAGAAACAGCGATGGGTAGCTCCCAGATTACGCTTACCCAGCGACCAGCCGGCAATAAGTCCCGGTTCGAGCTCGAGCGCGAGAGACTTCTTGCGCCCGAGACCAAGACCAACCGCGCGCAACCTGCTGGTCTGCCTACCAGCTACACTATTGCTCCACGCAGCACATACGATGGGTCGGCTCGGTCGAGCGAACACAGGCCcattggtgctggtggcatAGAGGCGTTTAGGAAGATGACGCAGAAGAATAAGGGGAGGAAAGCTTAG
- a CDS encoding uncharacterized protein (EggNog:ENOG503P1MY; COG:S), with translation MDHRGTEGLMDWEPERKHAIDPSSPFAALPKKFTLSSFETPVSRFSKVSNDPFASAVRKSSPLKQDHPAPPHASFFSPQLQNKPSGPAFRNPAFTTPQKRFEDVPMSEVSDAESSPAMTDTSILPADTPDIEHIGMKSAATPSPIKLMWNRNLDRNRTAGKGELPKSGARDKVRKRKRLFGDKDVGSVRSRLAHDSDDSDSDIPESSKALVTSSKQKKDKKRGWLSNFLATLSDNPNAPAILSRWLQLGANILLMCLAFIIVFEMIKQVRSDLSREAGNAIAALQQEIRQCAEQFTQNACSPKATRPPYMETVCTQWEICMQQDPHGIATTNISVRKVAEILNEFVGVISYKTWAFLLTIFLATLLATNMGFGRLRDTGSFQHPRAPAPAPPLQSPPAMAPMLPVSSDGFFWAPVGMTPKSVRKQLLSEETETETDSTPMMRAIMPPQTPSMRRSPSKEYRDRERERDRSPSKGFRQRSPSKNY, from the exons ATGGACCACCGAGGGACGGAAGGCCTTATGGACTGGGAGCCAGAACGCAAGCATGCTATTGACCCCTCCAGTCCCTTCGCAGCTCTGCCCAAAAAGTTCACCCTCT CTTCATTTGAAACACCCGTCTCACGATTCAGCAAAGTCAGCAATGACCCATTCGCGAGCGCGGTGCGCAAGAGCTCACCACTCAAACAAGACCACCCGGCCCCCCCACATGCCTCATTCTTTTCGCCGCAGCTACAGAACAAACCATCAGGCCCCGCGTTTCGGAATCCAGCGTTCACCACACCGCAGAAACGCTTCGAGGATGTACCAATGTCCGAAGTTTCTGACGCCGAATCAAGTCCCGCTATGACCGACACTTCGATCTTGCCAGCCGACACGCCAGACATTGAACACATCGGGATGAAGTCCGCtgccaccccctcacccatcaAACTGATGTGGAACCGGAACCTGGATCGGAATCGAACTGCCGGAAAGGGGGAGCTCCCTAAATCTGGAGCTCGTGATAAGGtcaggaagaggaaaaggctTTTCGGCGACAAAGATGTTGGCAGTGTGAGGTCCCGCCTCGCCCACGACTCGGATGACTCAGATAGCGATATTCCAGAGAGCTCCAAGGCGCTGGTGACGAGTTCAAAACAGAAGAAGGATAAGAAACGAGGCTGGTTGAGCAACTTCCTCGCGACTCTGAGCGACAACCCCAATGCGCCAGCTATTCTGTCCAGGTGGTTGCAACTTGGGGCAAATATCCTTCTCATGTGCCTTGCATTCATCATTGTCTTCGAAATGATCAAGCAAGTGCGGTCAGATTTATCGCGCGAGGCTGGCAATGCTATAGCGGCATTGCAACAGGAGATCAGGCAATGTGCAGAGCAGTTCACCCAGAATGCTTGCTCGCCCAAGGCAACTCGCCCACCTTATATGGAAACGGTGTGCACCCAATGGGAAATATGCATGCAACAGGACCCTCACGGCATTGCAACCACCAATATTTCGGTCCGCAAGGTAGCTGAGATCCTCAACGAGTTTGTTGGCGTTATATCCTACAAGACCTGG GCCTTCCTTCTTACAATATTCCTCGCCACCCTTCTTGCTACCAACATGGGCTTTGGTCGTCTTCGGGACACTGGCTCGTTCCAACATCCCCGTGCACCGGCACCTGCGCCCCCACTACAGTCACCTCCAGCTATGGCTCCGATGCTTCCAGTCTCGTCGGATGGCTTTTTCTGGGCGCCTGTCGGTATGACACCCAAGAGTGTACGGAAACAACTTCTCAGCGAAGAAACAGAGACAGAGACCGATAGCACCCCGATGATGAGAGCCATCATGCCGCCACAAACCCCGTCAATGAGGAGGAGTCCCAGCAAAGAGTACCGAGATAGGGAGCGAGAAAGAGACAGAAGTCCGTCCAAGGGTTTCAGACAAAGGAGCCCCAGCAAAAACTACTGA
- a CDS encoding uncharacterized protein (EggNog:ENOG503P1H6; COG:K): MDPMDEDSDGGHPGPSLPPPTPGGTNPAPAHSSSSAATPSSVSAVGPASQHSGVSKRRRGLGVVTPNACTECRKKRAKCDGQRPCGRCKTQKDVECIYEIPVRQSKENLRNEIEQLRKAQRCNDKVFTALTRSDHWEDVLKRLRNGQSVEDVSEWLHSLHSQQGAGALPPISRIMGSGGVGYGSVPPRGLTGFPAGPSTGYMPLSSAYHAVSPVSSHAPYSTQPEDHQSPWGGHFSTQSHTTRSDSAPDKMHWSSSDTIRPPHHSRVGSWIESQGTAPPNPARFRGLDSVLIPDFEGIRVPTATWTNITSDPALVQHLLALYFCWEYPTFASLSKEHFLRDFTDGRPRFCSSILVNALLALGCRFSSKPNTRPNPDDPYTSGDHFFKESQRLFYLETDHHSLTTIQALGIMSIREASCGRDSESWYYAGQSIRLAIEMGLHRVEDDGKDDDLAAVQAATFWGAFALDHAWSLATGTLPQCSCFPRLPPKPAIIDDIEASLWIPYTDDGKGITIPGPPTTDGRLNSTPGTPLERSCEQPSNVRSVYKCFCELSELVHQSLYIMHSPGRPLTSKDLLAIYTQYLDWYDRIPEVLRLGHNFTPAVLFAQYVFLLVFCVNFWILAHTVLFGSMYYHFAILLLFRPLIRLRIIGSGVSPRDVCSQASDAISGLLRSYSQLYTLRRTPSFVPYFVLTSSIMHLAIGAARSEERNRAPKAGGDPTQSLKRAAQIDPHVADALSRGIADLTEMAPCHHFAEQALNILRFLAKKWDINVDIQVAKGEANVSADPEMIDSATRPSTSSLNFFAPNFAKSDFNCTWGKGDGTAPGTGKGQEGKPAGAGSISSSMENPLFWPFPMQGRPMLASGKELEEAGFELL; the protein is encoded by the exons ATGGATCCAATGGACGAAGACTCGGACGGCGGCCACCCCGGACCCTCGCTGCCACCGCCCACGCCCGGTGGGACCAATCCTGCGCCAGCCCATAGTTCGTCGTCGGCTGCTACTCCATCGTCCGTCTCGGCGGTTGGTCCTGCTTCTCAGCACTCCGGCGTgtccaagaggaggagaggtcttGGGGTTGTGACACCGAATGCTTGCACCGAATGTCGCAAGAAGCGTGCAAAG TGCGACGGACAGAGACCATGCGGTCGATGTAAAACTCAGAAGGACGTGGAGTGTATATATGAAATCCCGGTCCGACAGTCCAAGGAGAACCTTCGAAACGAAATAGAACAGCTCCGGAAGGCGCAGCGCTGCAACGACAAGGTCTTCACGGCTCTCACCCGAAGCGACCACTGGGAAGATGTTCTCAAGCGGCTGCGAAATGGCCAAAGTGTGGAAGACGTGTCCGAATGGCTGCATAGTCTTCACTCCCAGCAAGGGGCTGGCGCGCTTCCTCCCATCAGCCGCATCATGGGCTCTGGGGGCGTTGGCTACGGCAGCGTGCCTCCGCGCGGACTGACTGGGTTTCCCGCTGGACCGTCGACCGGTTACATGCCGTTATCTTCCGCGTACCATGCTGTTAGCCCGGTGTCCAGCCATGCCCCGTATAGCACTCAACCTGAAGACCACCAGAGTCCTTGGGGCGGTCATTTTTCAACCCAAAGCCACACTACCCGCAGTGATTCGGCCCCAGACAAAATGCACTGGAGCTCTTCGGATACAATTCGACCGCCTCACCACTCCCGAGTAGGGTCGTGGATTGAAAGCCAGGGCACTGCTCCTCCTAATCCTGCTCGATTTCGGGGACTGGATAGCGTCTTGATTCCCGACTTTGAAGGGATACGGGTCCCGACGGCAACATGGACCAACATAACATCAGACCCAGCCCTTGTTCAGCATCTTCTGGCGCTGTACTTTTGCTGGGAATATCCCACCTTTGCGTCACTGAGCAAGGAGCATTTTCTGCGGGATTTCACCGACGGCCGGCCAAGATTCTGTTCCTCCATTCTTGTGAACGCGCTGCTTGCACTTGGGTGCAGATTCTCGAGCAAACCAAACACTCGGCCCAACCCAGATGATCCCTACACATCTGGAGATCACTTCTTCAAAGAGAGTCAGCGCCTTTTTTATCTGGAAACTGACCACCACAGTTTAACGACCATCCAGGCCCTTGGAATAATGTCCATCAGAGAGGCCAGCTGCGGGAGGGACTCGGAAAGTTGGTATTACGCTGGCCAGAGCATTCGTCTGGCTATTGAGATGGGGCTTCATCGTGTGGAAGACGACGGCAAAGATGACGACCTGGCTGCTGTCCAAGCAGCCACATTCTGGGGGGCGTTTGCCCTGGACCA CGCATGGTCTTTGGCGACTGGAACTCTGCCTCAATGCTCCTGCTTTCCACGGCTCCCGCCAAAACCCGCAATTATAGACGACATTGAGGCCTCTCTGTGGATTCCCTATACAGATGATGGTAAGGGGATCACCATACCCGGACCACCAACAACCGATGGAAGGCTAAACTCAACACCAGGCACACCGCTCGAGAGGTCGTGTGAGCAGCCCTCGAATGTACGGTCGGTCTACAAATGTTTCTGCGAGCTCAGTGAGCTTGTTCACCAATCCCTGTATATTATGCATTCCCCTGGGCGGCCACTCACCAGCAAAGACCTGCTTGCTATTTACACGCAGTATTTGGACTGGTACGATCGAATACCGGAGGTTCTCCGCCTGGGCCACAACTTCACCCCGGCGGTCTTGTTTGCCCAGTACGTTTTCTTGTTGGTCTTTTGCGTCAACTTTTGGATTCTTGCTCATACGGTTCTGTTTGGCAGCATGTACTACCATTTTGCCATTCTACTTCTGTTCCGGCCATTAATCAGGCTTCGTATCATTGGCTCGGGGGTCTCTCCCCGGGACGTGTGCTCCCAAGCATCAGACGCCATTTCTGGCCTTCTGCGCTCATACTCGCAGCTGTACACGCTGAGACGAACACCGTCATTTGTTCCCTACTTTGTACTTACCTCGTCAATCATGCATCTTGCCATTGGAGCGGCACGGTCAGAGGAGAGAAACAGGGCCCCTAAGGCCGGTGGCGATCCTACCCAGTCTCTCAAGAGAGCGGCACAAATAGATCCCCATGTTGCTGATGCGCTCAGCCGCGGTATTGCTGACCTGACAGAGATGGCACCATGTCATCATTTTGCAGAACAAGCTCTCAACATTCTCCGGTTTCTTGCCAAAAAGTGGGACATCAATGTGGACATACAAGTTGCTAAAGGGGAAGCGAATGTGAGCGCGGACCCAGAGATGATCGATTCAGCAACTCGCCCATCAACAAGCAGCCTCAACTTTTTTGCCCCCAACTTCGCCAAGTCCGACTTCAACTGCACGTGGGGCAAAGGCGACGGAACGGCACCCGGAACAGGGAAGGGACAAGAGGGCAAACCGGCGGGCGCCGGGAGTATATCCAGTAGCATGGAGAATCCTCTGTTCTGGCCCTTTCCAATGCAAGGCCGTCCGATGTTGGCCAGCGGGAAGGAATTGGAGGAGGCAGGCTTCGAGCTGCTGTAA